A segment of the Alphaproteobacteria bacterium genome:
ACGCGATTTTCTGTTGTTGGCGACCGCGGGATTCGGTGTCGTCGGGACGGCGATCGCGATTTGGCCGTTCATCGACAGCATGAACCCGGCCGCCGATACCTTGGCGTTGTCGACCACCGAGGTCGACCTTTCGCCGATCGAAGTCGGCCAGTCGATTACCGTCAAATGGCGCGGCAAGCCGGTTTTCGTTCGCCACCGCACCGAAGAGGAGATTGCGGAGGCGGAAAATACGCCGATGGTCGAATTGATCGACCCGCAGGAAGACAGCGCCCGCGTCGAGCAGCCGCCTTGGCTGATCATGGTCGGCGTCTGCACCCACCTCGGCTGTATTCCGCTCGGGCAGCGCGCCGGCGATCCGAAGGGTGAGTTCGGCGGCTGGTTCTGCCCCTGCCACGGTTCGCATTACGACACCTCGGGCCGCATTCGCAAGGGCCCTGCGCCGAGCAATCTGGAAGTGCCGACCTATGAATTCGTCAACGAAACGACGGTCAAGATCGGCTGAGGGGAGGGCCGGGAATGAGTGCGTCCTATCTAAACAACCGCTTCGTCAAATGGTTCGATGACCGGCTTCCGCTGATCAGCTTCATGGATCATGAGCTGAACCAATACCCGACGCCGAAGAACTTGAACTATTGGTGGAATTTCGGATCGCTGGCCGGAATCGTGCTGGTCATCCTGATCGTCAGCGGCATTTTCCTGGCGATGTACTACACGCCGGATTCGGAGCAGGCGTTCGACAGCGTCGAACGCATCATGCGCGACATCAATTACGGCTGGCTGATCCGCTACATCCACATGAACGGCGGGACGATGTTC
Coding sequences within it:
- the petA gene encoding ubiquinol-cytochrome c reductase iron-sulfur subunit, encoding MAESAGNATAAGHGEGESRRDFLLLATAGFGVVGTAIAIWPFIDSMNPAADTLALSTTEVDLSPIEVGQSITVKWRGKPVFVRHRTEEEIAEAENTPMVELIDPQEDSARVEQPPWLIMVGVCTHLGCIPLGQRAGDPKGEFGGWFCPCHGSHYDTSGRIRKGPAPSNLEVPTYEFVNETTVKIG